One genomic window of Myxocyprinus asiaticus isolate MX2 ecotype Aquarium Trade chromosome 5, UBuf_Myxa_2, whole genome shotgun sequence includes the following:
- the LOC127440521 gene encoding protein FAM110B-like, whose protein sequence is MASAERPAEMPTETLQADSKPASQGGAFASTVPLRILNKGPDYFRRQTEPNPKRLSAVERLEADKAKYVKSQEVINAKQEPIKPQVLVKPPICPVPVKRSGVGSGLKVSNNNAKSDTCATTSKRENLNLEILKNILNSSSSEGPGKGTSHKVGARSWAPHRSSELSEPGYRSFTESLKVPSSTQGRRSPQGGNLNLSRRLLEERSCEVDGERSPLHASHSSSDICRMCNGKPLRAARSSSSSAPPLPPKPSAKALAACDNAPHSSERETLPSTATELELELGSSVVRRPSLHRSKSDLSDRYARAGADVERFFNYCGLDPEELESVGVESFARANSDIVSLNFRSASMISSDCEQSRHSNDGLSDEEDEAGERVPYGISAVERNARVIKWLYSIKQARESQKVSHV, encoded by the coding sequence ATGGCGTCCGCCGAGAGACCAGCAGAGATGCCCACCGAGACGCTGCAGGCAGATAGCAAGCCTGCCAGCCAGGGTGGGGCCTTTGCCTCCACAGTCCCGCTCCGCATCCTCAACAAGGGGCCCGACTACTTCCGCCGCCAGACCGAGCCCAACCCCAAGCGGCTGAGTGCCGTGGAACGGCTAGAGGCTGACAAGGCCAAGTACGTGAAGAGCCAGGAGGTTATCAATGCTAAGCAGGAACCCATCAAGCCACAGGTACTGGTCAAGCCCCCTATCTGCCCTGTTCCCGTAAAGAGGAGTGGTGTGGGATCAGGCCTGAAGGTCTCCAACAACAACGCCAAGTCAGACACCTGCGCTACCACCAGCAAACGGGAGAACCTCAACCTGGAGATCTTGAAGAACATCCTGAACAGTTCCTCATCCGAGGGGCCTGGCAAGGGGACATCGCACAAAGTCGGGGCGCGGAGCTGGGCGCCACATCGCTCCTCAGAGTTGTCAGAACCTGGATATCGTTCCTTTACTGAGTCACTTAAGGTACCATCCTCTACACAAGGTCGACGCAGTCCACAGGGAGGCAACTTGAACCTGAGTCGCAGGCTGCTGGAGGAAAGGTCATGTGAGGTGGATGGGGAGCGCTCGCCACTACACGCCTCTCATAGCTCCTCAGACATTTGCCGCATGTGCAATGGCAAGCCACTCAGAGCGGCCCGCAGCAGCAGCTCTTCTGCACCACCACTGCCACCCAAGCCCAGCGCCAAGGCCTTGGCTGCTTGTGACAATGCTCCCCACTCTTCTGAAAGAGAGACATTGCCCAGCACTGCCACAGAACTGGAGCTTGAGTTGGGCAGTTCTGTTGTCCGCAGGCCCTCTCTGCACCGCTCCAAGTCTGACCTGAGTGACCGCTATGCTCGGGCTGGTGCAGACGTAGAGCGCTTCTTCAACTATTGTGGGCTGGATCCTGAGGAGCTGGAGAGTGTAGGTGTGGAGAGCTTTGCCCGTGCGAACTCTGACATCGTCTCACTCAACTTCCGTAGTGCCAGCATGATCAGCTCGGACTGTGAGCAGTCGCGGCATAGCAACGACGGGTTAAGCGACGAAGAAGACGAGGCTGGTGAGCGCGTTCCCTATGGAATTTCAGCTGTGGAGCGGAACGCACGGGTTATTAAGTGGCTCTACAGCATCAAGCAGGCACGGGAATCTCAGAAAGTCTCCCATGTTTAA